A single genomic interval of Cupriavidus necator harbors:
- a CDS encoding carbohydrate kinase family protein, giving the protein MSTPLPRYVVFGEALTDMVRQADGSWLGLPGGSCWNVARVGARLGIATAFAGAVSQDLFGDDLAQASADAGLDSRFLQRVARSPLLAFVASRHPPQYFFVGDDSADLHFDPARLPEGWRQAAEVIHFGSISLVRQPLAARLCEEATLAATAGKRIAFDPNFRDLMRAPGYANVLAHMLRLASYVKISDEDLAGLFPTLDIDAALAQVRAMAPDATVMLTRGAHGMTLLKGSIVVEQPALAVDVADTVGCGDAAMGGWMAGVLSGAAGDLAAQARLAAAAAAIAATRAGAYPPRREEVEELLAA; this is encoded by the coding sequence ATGTCCACGCCCCTTCCCCGCTATGTCGTGTTCGGAGAAGCCCTGACCGACATGGTCCGCCAGGCCGACGGCAGCTGGCTGGGCCTGCCCGGCGGCTCATGCTGGAACGTGGCGCGCGTGGGCGCCCGGCTGGGCATTGCCACCGCCTTTGCGGGAGCCGTCAGCCAGGACCTGTTCGGCGATGACCTGGCCCAAGCCAGCGCTGACGCCGGCCTGGACAGCCGCTTCCTGCAGCGGGTGGCGCGCTCGCCGTTGCTGGCCTTTGTCGCGTCACGCCATCCGCCGCAGTACTTCTTTGTCGGCGACGACAGCGCGGACCTGCATTTCGATCCGGCGCGCCTGCCAGAGGGCTGGCGCCAGGCGGCAGAGGTGATCCACTTCGGCTCCATCAGCCTGGTGCGCCAGCCGCTGGCGGCACGGCTGTGTGAAGAAGCCACGCTGGCCGCAACGGCGGGCAAGCGCATTGCCTTCGACCCCAACTTCCGGGACCTGATGCGCGCACCGGGCTACGCCAACGTCCTCGCACACATGCTGCGGCTGGCCAGCTACGTCAAGATCTCCGACGAAGACCTGGCCGGACTCTTTCCCACGCTCGATATCGACGCGGCACTGGCACAGGTACGCGCCATGGCGCCCGATGCAACCGTCATGCTGACGCGCGGCGCGCATGGCATGACGTTGCTCAAGGGCAGTATTGTCGTCGAGCAGCCCGCGCTCGCAGTTGATGTGGCCGACACCGTCGGCTGTGGCGATGCGGCGATGGGCGGCTGGATGGCCGGCGTGCTGTCCGGCGCGGCGGGCGACCTTGCCGCGCAGGCGCGGCTGGCTGCCGCCGCGGCGGCAATTGCTGCGACCCGGGCCGGCGCGTATCCGCCGCGGCGCGAGGAAGTGGAAGAATTGCTGGCTGCCTGA
- a CDS encoding sugar ABC transporter ATP-binding protein: MAAHLHGGHAGPAPLLELRNISKTFPGVKALSNMELTVYAGEVHALMGENGAGKSTLMKILSGAYIADPGGECRIAGKPVAIDGPATARAHGVAVIYQELSLAPNLSVAENIYLGRHLHHRGMVDRAAMARACEATLARLGADFTPQTPVHTLSIAQRQLVEIARAVHFETRILVMDEPTTPLSTRETDRLFALIRQLRAEGMAIIYISHRMAEIDELADRVTVLRDGCFVGTLTRDVLTQAALVKMMVGRDLSGFYTKTHGAAAPGEIMLSVRNMSDGRRVRGCSFDLRAGEVLGLAGLVGAGRTELARLVFGADARTDGAVFVAGTPLAVTGPRQAIDAGIAYLTEDRKLQGLFLDQSVHENINLIVAARDALRGGRLNRASARQRTAAAIRSLGIRVAHPQVNVGSLSGGNQQKVMLSRLLETRPRVLILDEPTRGVDIGAKAEIYRLINELASSGVAVLMISSELPEVVGLCDRVLVMREGELAGEVPGCADAAAMQERIIALATGAGEQPPPVLH, encoded by the coding sequence ATGGCAGCGCACCTGCATGGCGGCCATGCGGGCCCAGCGCCGCTGCTTGAACTGCGCAATATCTCCAAGACCTTCCCCGGCGTGAAGGCGCTCAGCAACATGGAGCTGACCGTCTACGCCGGCGAAGTCCATGCCCTGATGGGCGAGAATGGCGCCGGCAAATCCACGCTGATGAAGATCCTGTCCGGCGCCTACATCGCCGACCCGGGCGGCGAGTGCCGCATCGCCGGCAAGCCGGTGGCCATCGACGGCCCGGCCACGGCGCGCGCCCACGGCGTGGCCGTGATCTACCAGGAGCTGAGCCTGGCGCCCAACCTGAGCGTGGCCGAGAATATCTACCTGGGCCGCCACCTGCACCACCGCGGCATGGTCGACCGCGCCGCCATGGCGCGCGCCTGCGAGGCCACGCTGGCCCGGCTGGGCGCGGACTTCACGCCGCAGACGCCGGTGCATACGCTGTCGATCGCGCAGCGCCAGCTGGTGGAGATCGCGCGCGCGGTGCATTTCGAGACCCGCATCCTGGTGATGGACGAGCCCACCACGCCGCTGTCCACCCGCGAGACCGACCGCCTGTTCGCCCTGATCCGCCAGCTGCGCGCCGAAGGCATGGCCATCATCTATATCAGCCACCGTATGGCGGAAATCGATGAGCTGGCCGACCGCGTCACCGTGCTGCGCGACGGCTGCTTTGTCGGCACGCTCACGCGCGACGTTCTGACGCAGGCGGCGCTGGTCAAGATGATGGTCGGGCGCGACCTGTCCGGCTTCTACACCAAGACCCATGGCGCGGCCGCGCCGGGCGAGATCATGCTGTCGGTGCGCAATATGTCCGATGGCCGGCGCGTGCGCGGCTGCAGCTTCGACCTGCGCGCCGGCGAGGTGCTGGGCCTGGCCGGGCTGGTGGGCGCCGGGCGCACCGAGCTGGCGCGGCTAGTCTTCGGCGCCGATGCCCGCACCGATGGCGCCGTGTTCGTGGCCGGCACGCCGCTGGCCGTCACCGGCCCGCGCCAGGCGATCGATGCCGGCATTGCCTACCTGACCGAAGACCGCAAGCTGCAGGGCCTGTTCCTGGACCAGAGCGTGCACGAGAACATCAACCTGATCGTGGCCGCGCGCGATGCGCTGCGCGGCGGGCGCCTGAACCGCGCCAGCGCGCGCCAGCGCACCGCCGCGGCGATCCGCTCGCTCGGCATCCGCGTGGCGCACCCGCAGGTCAACGTGGGATCGCTATCCGGCGGCAACCAGCAGAAGGTGATGCTGTCGCGGCTGCTGGAAACCCGGCCGCGCGTGCTGATCCTGGACGAGCCCACGCGCGGCGTGGATATCGGCGCCAAGGCCGAGATCTACCGGCTCATCAATGAGCTGGCGAGCTCCGGCGTGGCGGTGCTGATGATTTCCAGCGAACTGCCCGAGGTGGTCGGCCTGTGCGACCGCGTGCTGGTGATGCGCGAAGGCGAGCTGGCCGGCGAAGTGCCGGGCTGCGCCGATGCCGCCGCCATGCAGGAACGGATCATTGCGCTGGCGACCGGCGCCGGCGAGCAACCGCCCCCGGTCCTGCACTGA
- a CDS encoding ABC transporter permease subunit, giving the protein MRNPLSSTAHGVTAQAATPVGHATGRATTQERLRALGMLPVLVLLCFGFTLLTENFASLQNLSIIAQQASINLVLAAGMTFVILTGGIDLSVGSILSVSAVVAMLVSLMPQLAALSVPAALLCGLLFGLVNGALIAFMKLPPFIVTLGSLTAVRGLARLVGNDSTVYNPDIPFAFIGNGDLLGIPWLVVIAVAVVAVSWLVLRRTVLGLQIYAVGGNAEAARLSGIKVWVVLLFVYAVSGLLSGLGGVMSASRLYAANGLQLGQSYELDAIAAVILGGTSFVGGVGSIAGTLVGALIIAVLSNGLILLGVSDIWQYIIKGLVIIGAVALDRYRQKGSART; this is encoded by the coding sequence ATGCGCAATCCCCTCTCATCCACGGCCCATGGCGTCACCGCCCAGGCTGCCACGCCGGTGGGCCACGCCACCGGCCGCGCCACCACGCAGGAACGCCTGCGCGCGCTCGGCATGCTGCCGGTGCTGGTGCTGCTCTGCTTTGGCTTCACGCTGCTGACCGAGAACTTCGCCAGCCTGCAGAACCTGTCGATCATCGCCCAGCAGGCGTCGATCAACCTGGTACTGGCCGCGGGCATGACATTCGTGATCCTGACCGGGGGCATCGACCTGTCGGTGGGATCGATCCTGTCGGTGTCGGCCGTGGTGGCGATGCTGGTCTCGCTGATGCCGCAACTGGCGGCGCTGAGCGTGCCGGCAGCGCTGCTGTGCGGATTGCTGTTCGGACTGGTCAACGGTGCGCTGATCGCCTTCATGAAGCTGCCGCCGTTCATCGTGACGCTGGGCAGCCTGACCGCGGTGCGCGGGCTGGCGCGGCTGGTCGGCAACGACAGCACGGTCTACAACCCGGATATCCCGTTCGCATTTATCGGCAACGGCGACCTGCTGGGCATCCCCTGGCTGGTGGTGATTGCCGTTGCGGTGGTCGCGGTGTCGTGGCTGGTGCTGCGCCGCACGGTGCTGGGGCTGCAGATCTACGCGGTCGGCGGCAATGCCGAGGCGGCGCGCCTGTCGGGCATCAAGGTGTGGGTGGTGCTTCTGTTCGTCTATGCGGTGTCGGGCCTGCTGTCGGGGCTGGGCGGCGTGATGTCGGCGTCGCGGCTGTATGCGGCCAACGGGCTGCAGCTGGGGCAGTCCTATGAGCTGGATGCGATCGCCGCGGTGATCCTGGGCGGCACCAGCTTTGTCGGCGGGGTCGGATCGATTGCCGGCACGCTGGTGGGTGCGCTGATCATCGCGGTGCTGTCCAACGGGCTGATCCTGCTGGGCGTGTCGGATATCTGGCAATACATCATCAAGGGCCTGGTGATCATCGGCGCGGTCGCGCTCGACCGCTATCGCCAGAAGGGCTCGGCCCGTACCTGA
- a CDS encoding ABC transporter substrate-binding protein, which produces MIQPILKALAASALAALCAAPALAQAPAQTAPASDVQSVQRPLKKVGVTLGSLGNPYFVALARGAEAAALQANPKAKVTVLSADYDLNKQFMHIDSFIVAGVDLILINAADARAIEPAVRKARKAGIVVVAVDVAAAGADATVQTDNTQAGELACGFIADRLKGRGNVIIQNGPPVSAVLDRVKGCKTVLARHPDIRILSDDQDAKGSREGGLNVMQLYLTRFPKVDAVFTINDPQAVGADLAARQLNRRGIVIASVDGAPDIEAALKADTLVQASASQDPWAIARTAVQLGVGMMNGQRPPNPTVLLPSTLVTRANVGQYKGWAAPR; this is translated from the coding sequence GTGATCCAACCCATCCTCAAAGCCCTTGCCGCGAGCGCGCTGGCAGCGCTGTGCGCGGCGCCGGCCCTGGCACAAGCGCCCGCGCAGACCGCGCCGGCTTCAGATGTCCAGTCCGTGCAGCGCCCGCTCAAGAAGGTTGGCGTGACCCTGGGTTCGCTGGGCAACCCGTATTTTGTCGCACTGGCCCGCGGTGCCGAGGCCGCGGCCCTGCAGGCCAACCCGAAGGCAAAGGTCACCGTGCTGTCGGCGGACTACGACCTGAACAAGCAGTTCATGCACATCGACAGCTTTATCGTCGCCGGCGTCGACCTGATCCTGATCAACGCCGCCGACGCCCGCGCCATCGAGCCGGCGGTACGCAAGGCGCGCAAGGCCGGCATCGTGGTGGTGGCGGTCGATGTGGCCGCCGCCGGCGCCGATGCCACCGTGCAGACCGACAACACCCAGGCCGGCGAACTCGCCTGCGGCTTTATCGCCGACCGGCTCAAGGGCCGCGGCAACGTCATCATCCAGAACGGCCCGCCCGTATCGGCGGTGCTGGACCGGGTCAAGGGCTGCAAGACCGTGCTGGCGCGCCACCCCGATATCCGCATCCTGTCCGACGACCAGGATGCCAAGGGCTCCCGCGAAGGCGGGCTGAACGTAATGCAGCTGTACCTGACGCGCTTTCCCAAGGTGGATGCGGTCTTCACCATCAACGACCCGCAGGCCGTGGGCGCGGACCTGGCCGCGCGCCAGCTCAACCGCCGCGGCATCGTGATTGCCTCGGTCGACGGCGCGCCTGACATCGAGGCGGCATTGAAGGCCGACACGCTGGTGCAGGCCTCGGCCAGCCAGGACCCGTGGGCCATTGCCCGCACCGCTGTGCAACTGGGCGTGGGCATGATGAATGGCCAGCGCCCGCCCAACCCGACCGTGCTGCTGCCGTCCACGCTGGTGACGCGTGCCAATGTAGGCCAGTACAAGGGCTGGGCCGCGCCGCGGTAA
- a CDS encoding DUF6516 family protein, with product MRDRSLDTLLDLDGLRFVMDDESLHWVKIVVRTCAVSQERPHGLRYSLTLHDRIGCRLLGFDNAHGINEGSGPGVRTRIEYDHQHMAAGVRFYGYHDASTLLEDFWTEVDKILQQKE from the coding sequence ATGCGCGACCGTAGCCTCGACACACTATTGGACCTGGATGGGCTCCGCTTCGTCATGGATGACGAAAGCTTGCATTGGGTGAAAATCGTGGTGCGCACCTGCGCTGTCTCGCAGGAACGCCCTCACGGACTGAGGTATTCGCTGACACTGCATGACAGGATTGGCTGCCGTTTGCTTGGCTTTGACAATGCGCACGGCATCAATGAGGGATCCGGGCCAGGAGTGCGGACGCGCATTGAATACGACCACCAGCACATGGCGGCGGGCGTTCGATTCTACGGCTACCACGATGCTTCCACGTTGCTGGAAGATTTCTGGACAGAGGTCGACAAGATCCTGCAGCAAAAGGAGTGA
- the zwf gene encoding glucose-6-phosphate dehydrogenase produces the protein MMASPPAGAPAPEPAPEFDFVLFGATGDLARRKLLPALFDAHAAGSLHPRGRILALGSQPLSHDAYLAMLNDEVLPALAGNAAAAAWQGFLDRIVYLQVDANADAGFGALAELVNARAAPVVVFYLATAPHLFVTICEQLARVGLTGPRSRIVLEKPLGHDLASSEAINAEVARHFAEDQIYRIDHYLGKESVQNLMAVRFGNVLFEPLWRREWVRQVQITIAEELGVERRGNFYDGIGALRDMVQNHLLQLLCMVAMEPPTSLSEDAIRDEKLKILKALRPIRPEDVAEKVVRGQYSRGAAGGDPVPGYASEPGIAPDSRTETFVAIRAEIANWRWAGVPFYLRTGKRMQSRVAEIVIHFHDVPYPLFPHPLGIMSGNRLVITLQPEESIRLYFLTKQPGDTQALIPASLDLQLNTAAPRVRRVGAYERLLLDVIRGRLGLFVRRDEQVQAWRWVAPILKTWENSPTPPKPYTAGTWGPAASSALLSRDGMAWHEEM, from the coding sequence ATGATGGCTAGCCCCCCTGCCGGCGCTCCGGCACCTGAACCTGCTCCAGAGTTCGATTTCGTACTGTTCGGCGCCACCGGCGACCTGGCGCGGCGCAAGCTGCTGCCGGCACTGTTCGATGCCCACGCCGCCGGTTCGCTGCATCCGCGCGGGCGCATCCTGGCACTGGGCAGCCAGCCGCTGTCGCATGACGCCTACCTGGCGATGCTAAACGACGAAGTGCTGCCAGCGCTGGCCGGCAACGCCGCGGCCGCAGCGTGGCAGGGCTTTCTCGACCGCATCGTGTACCTGCAGGTCGATGCCAACGCCGATGCCGGCTTCGGCGCGCTGGCCGAGCTGGTCAATGCGCGCGCGGCGCCAGTGGTGGTGTTCTACCTGGCCACGGCCCCGCACCTGTTCGTCACCATCTGCGAGCAACTGGCGCGCGTGGGCCTGACCGGCCCGCGCAGCCGCATCGTGCTGGAAAAACCGCTCGGGCACGACCTGGCCTCGTCCGAGGCCATCAACGCGGAAGTGGCGCGGCACTTTGCCGAGGACCAGATCTACCGGATCGACCACTACCTGGGCAAGGAGTCGGTGCAGAACCTGATGGCGGTGCGCTTTGGCAACGTGCTGTTCGAGCCGCTGTGGCGGCGCGAATGGGTGCGCCAGGTGCAGATCACCATCGCCGAAGAGCTGGGCGTGGAGCGCCGCGGCAACTTCTATGACGGCATCGGCGCGCTGCGCGACATGGTGCAGAACCACCTGCTGCAGCTGCTGTGCATGGTGGCGATGGAGCCGCCCACGAGCCTGTCGGAAGACGCCATCCGCGATGAGAAGCTCAAGATCCTGAAGGCGCTGCGGCCGATCCGGCCGGAAGACGTGGCCGAAAAGGTGGTGCGTGGCCAGTACTCCCGTGGCGCCGCGGGCGGCGACCCGGTGCCCGGCTATGCCAGTGAACCCGGCATCGCGCCCGACAGCCGCACCGAGACCTTCGTCGCTATCCGCGCCGAGATCGCCAACTGGCGCTGGGCCGGGGTGCCGTTCTACCTGCGTACCGGCAAGCGCATGCAGTCGCGCGTGGCGGAGATCGTAATCCATTTCCATGACGTGCCCTACCCGCTGTTCCCGCACCCGCTGGGAATCATGTCCGGCAACCGGCTGGTGATCACGCTGCAGCCCGAGGAGAGCATCCGGCTGTATTTCCTGACCAAGCAGCCGGGCGACACGCAGGCGCTGATTCCCGCGTCCCTCGACCTGCAGCTGAACACTGCCGCCCCACGTGTACGGCGCGTGGGCGCGTACGAGCGCCTGCTGCTCGACGTGATCCGCGGCCGGCTGGGCCTGTTCGTGCGGCGCGATGAGCAGGTACAGGCGTGGCGCTGGGTCGCGCCCATCCTGAAGACGTGGGAGAACTCGCCCACGCCGCCCAAGCCTTACACCGCCGGCACCTGGGGCCCGGCAGCCTCCAGTGCCCTGCTGTCGCGAGACGGCATGGCCTGGCATGAAGAGATGTAG
- the pgi gene encoding glucose-6-phosphate isomerase — MTTSLPAWQALRAHADTLRGTHMRDWFEGPRGPLRAERFTAEACGLTLDYAKNRITDETLALLFTLAGQARVAERRDAMFGGEPVNTTEHRAALHIALRAYPEDGYRALGVPVGADVATVLAQIERFANAVRSGAWTGFDGRAITDVVNIGIGGSDLGPRMVCRALSDAQTTGPRMHFVANVDGSDLARTLSGLDAATTLVIVCSKTFTTLETMANACTARDWFLQQGVTRAGLARHFVAVSTNRDAVAEFGIDPANMFPFWDWVGGRFSLWSAVGLSIAVAIGFERFRQLLDGARAMDLHFASAPPERNLPMILGLLDVWYRSFLGAGSRCVAPYCEPLELLPAFLQQLEMESNGKSVRLDGGALDAGSAAVVWGTTGTNGQHAYFQMMHQGSQLVPVDFIATLEPVSDLPGHHTKLLANCFAQGEALLRGRTADEVRAEGVRDEALVPHLVFEGNRPSNTLLLQRLDPYHLGALLALSEHRTFVQGALWQINSFDQWGVELGKKLAAPIQRELEGTAGAAAHDASTAALIRRAQAVRATAAG, encoded by the coding sequence ATGACCACTTCCCTGCCCGCCTGGCAAGCCCTGCGCGCGCACGCCGACACCCTGCGCGGCACCCATATGCGCGACTGGTTCGAAGGCCCGCGCGGCCCGCTGCGCGCCGAGCGCTTCACCGCCGAAGCCTGCGGCCTGACGCTGGACTACGCCAAGAACCGCATCACCGACGAAACGCTGGCGTTGCTGTTCACCCTGGCTGGCCAGGCGCGCGTGGCCGAGCGGCGCGACGCCATGTTCGGCGGCGAACCGGTCAACACCACCGAGCACCGCGCAGCACTGCATATCGCGCTGCGCGCCTATCCGGAGGACGGCTATCGCGCGCTCGGCGTGCCCGTGGGCGCTGACGTAGCCACGGTGCTGGCACAGATCGAGCGCTTTGCCAACGCGGTGCGCAGTGGCGCCTGGACCGGGTTCGATGGCCGCGCGATCACCGACGTCGTCAATATCGGCATCGGCGGGTCGGACCTGGGCCCGCGCATGGTCTGCCGCGCGCTGAGCGATGCACAAACCACCGGCCCGCGCATGCACTTTGTCGCCAATGTCGACGGCAGCGATTTGGCACGCACGCTGTCGGGGCTGGATGCCGCCACCACGCTGGTGATCGTCTGCTCCAAGACCTTCACCACGCTGGAAACCATGGCCAACGCCTGCACCGCGCGCGACTGGTTCCTGCAGCAAGGCGTGACCCGCGCCGGGCTGGCGCGCCATTTCGTGGCGGTGTCGACCAACCGCGATGCGGTGGCCGAGTTCGGCATCGACCCGGCCAATATGTTCCCGTTCTGGGACTGGGTGGGCGGACGCTTCTCGCTGTGGTCCGCAGTGGGACTTTCGATCGCCGTGGCCATCGGCTTCGAGCGCTTCCGGCAATTGCTGGACGGCGCGCGCGCGATGGACCTGCATTTCGCCAGCGCACCGCCCGAGCGCAACCTGCCGATGATCCTGGGCCTGCTCGACGTCTGGTACCGCAGCTTCCTCGGCGCCGGCAGCCGCTGCGTGGCGCCCTACTGCGAGCCGCTGGAACTGCTGCCGGCCTTCCTGCAGCAACTGGAAATGGAAAGCAACGGCAAGTCCGTGCGGCTTGACGGCGGCGCGCTCGATGCGGGCTCGGCCGCTGTGGTATGGGGCACGACCGGCACCAACGGCCAGCACGCCTACTTCCAGATGATGCACCAGGGCTCGCAGCTGGTTCCGGTAGACTTCATCGCCACGCTGGAACCCGTGAGCGACTTGCCCGGCCACCATACCAAGCTGCTGGCCAACTGCTTTGCACAGGGCGAGGCGCTGCTGCGCGGGCGCACCGCCGACGAAGTGCGCGCCGAGGGCGTGCGCGACGAAGCGCTGGTGCCGCACCTGGTGTTCGAGGGCAACCGGCCCAGCAATACGCTGCTGCTGCAGCGGCTGGACCCGTACCACCTGGGCGCGCTGCTGGCGCTGTCGGAACACCGCACCTTCGTGCAGGGTGCGCTGTGGCAGATCAATTCGTTTGACCAGTGGGGCGTGGAACTCGGCAAGAAACTGGCCGCGCCGATCCAGCGCGAACTGGAAGGCACGGCCGGCGCCGCCGCGCATGATGCGTCGACGGCCGCACTGATCCGCCGCGCCCAGGCAGTGCGGGCAACGGCCGCAGGCTAA
- the blaOXA gene encoding OXA-1206 family class D beta-lactamase gives MNKHLARLLTPMAIGFGLLASTLPALAAPKEVPLDAAALFRQADATGTMVIYDLRRDRMLTYNKPRAATQYSPASTFKILNSMIGLESGAVADVDHDKLPWDGKVWLVGGKAVLPDACNADVPLRVAFPNSCVPAYQALARRVGSAAYQRYLTASHYGNANSSGQVDRFWLNGTLQISAYQQIDFLKGVVQRTLPFSPTTFKAVDDITVMERTAGYTLHAKTGWADSAKPAVGWLVGWVERGDDDYLFALNLDMVQPEHAKARMEIARAALRQAGALPD, from the coding sequence ATGAACAAACATCTTGCTCGTCTGCTGACACCGATGGCGATCGGCTTCGGCCTGCTCGCCTCCACCCTGCCCGCCCTGGCGGCACCGAAAGAAGTCCCGCTGGATGCCGCGGCGCTGTTCCGCCAGGCCGATGCCACCGGCACCATGGTGATCTACGACCTGCGGCGCGACCGCATGCTGACCTACAACAAGCCGCGTGCGGCCACGCAGTACTCGCCGGCGTCGACCTTCAAGATCCTGAACTCGATGATCGGCCTGGAGAGCGGTGCCGTGGCCGACGTCGACCATGACAAGCTGCCGTGGGACGGCAAGGTCTGGCTGGTCGGCGGCAAGGCTGTCCTGCCCGACGCCTGCAACGCTGACGTGCCGCTGCGCGTCGCCTTCCCGAATTCCTGCGTGCCGGCCTACCAGGCGCTGGCGCGGCGGGTTGGCAGCGCGGCCTACCAGCGCTACCTGACCGCATCGCACTATGGCAATGCCAACAGCTCCGGCCAGGTCGACCGCTTCTGGCTGAACGGCACGCTGCAGATCTCCGCCTACCAGCAGATCGACTTCCTGAAGGGCGTGGTACAGCGCACGCTGCCGTTCTCCCCGACCACCTTCAAGGCCGTGGACGACATCACTGTGATGGAGCGCACCGCCGGCTACACCCTGCACGCCAAGACCGGGTGGGCCGATTCGGCCAAGCCCGCAGTGGGCTGGCTGGTGGGCTGGGTTGAGCGTGGCGACGACGACTACCTGTTTGCACTCAATCTCGACATGGTGCAGCCCGAACACGCCAAGGCGCGCATGGAGATTGCGCGCGCGGCGCTGCGGCAGGCGGGGGCGTTGCCGGATTGA
- a CDS encoding ROK family protein → MTASKAGRGVNSASLRLYNERALLLALRRAGEASKADLARMAQLTNTAVGSIVQTLSEEGLVEQSGRRTEGQRGQPASLIRLQPKGAFGIGVRLDRGSIEVVMVDFAGHILASRAHQLVLPHPDQALAMVRHDIAELRALLTPTEQKRLLGIGVAQPYNLGAWLRELDVQGEAFQASFRAWDQADFPAMLNAATGLPVFGENDGTAAAVAELFYGRHHARHFLYVFLGPAIGGGVVLNGDCVRGVSGNAGDIAMMPVPPSTLPSAPVATGTGKRRDILISRASLNALTRHLRHHGVVVNGHADLQRQVELGHPAVEEWIADCVDALAPALQSALAVLDVPLVIFDADIDGGLVATLIARLQQVLDESAPEARAPATVVRGCFGANAGAVGAASLPMFMNFSPRAELLRGASAIVPEAGHAIV, encoded by the coding sequence ATGACCGCATCCAAAGCGGGCCGTGGCGTGAATTCCGCCAGCCTGCGCCTGTACAACGAACGCGCGCTGCTGCTGGCGCTGCGCCGTGCCGGCGAGGCCTCCAAGGCTGACCTGGCGCGCATGGCGCAGCTGACCAATACGGCGGTGGGGAGCATCGTGCAGACCCTGTCCGAGGAAGGTCTGGTCGAACAGTCCGGGCGCCGCACGGAAGGCCAGCGCGGCCAGCCGGCCAGCCTGATCCGGCTGCAGCCCAAGGGCGCCTTCGGCATTGGCGTACGGCTGGACCGCGGCAGCATCGAGGTGGTGATGGTGGACTTTGCCGGCCATATCCTGGCCAGCCGCGCCCACCAGCTGGTCCTGCCCCACCCTGACCAGGCGCTGGCAATGGTGCGGCACGATATTGCCGAGCTGCGCGCCCTGCTCACCCCCACCGAACAGAAGCGCCTGCTGGGCATCGGCGTGGCGCAGCCCTATAACCTGGGTGCCTGGCTGCGCGAGCTGGACGTACAGGGCGAAGCCTTCCAGGCAAGCTTCCGCGCCTGGGACCAGGCTGACTTCCCGGCAATGCTCAACGCCGCCACCGGCTTGCCGGTCTTCGGCGAGAACGACGGCACCGCCGCCGCGGTGGCCGAACTGTTCTACGGGCGCCACCATGCCCGGCATTTCCTCTATGTCTTCCTTGGCCCCGCCATCGGCGGCGGCGTGGTGCTCAATGGCGACTGCGTGCGCGGTGTCTCCGGCAATGCCGGCGATATCGCGATGATGCCGGTGCCGCCCAGCACCCTGCCCTCCGCGCCGGTTGCCACCGGCACCGGCAAGCGGCGCGACATCCTGATCTCGCGCGCGTCGCTCAACGCCCTGACCCGCCACCTGCGCCACCACGGCGTGGTGGTCAACGGCCATGCCGACCTGCAGCGCCAGGTCGAGCTGGGCCACCCCGCGGTCGAGGAATGGATTGCCGACTGCGTCGATGCGCTGGCGCCGGCGCTGCAGTCCGCCCTCGCCGTGCTCGACGTGCCGCTGGTGATCTTCGATGCCGATATCGACGGCGGCCTGGTCGCCACGCTGATTGCGCGCCTGCAGCAGGTGCTGGATGAAAGCGCCCCCGAAGCCCGCGCGCCCGCCACCGTGGTGCGCGGCTGCTTTGGCGCCAACGCCGGCGCGGTGGGTGCCGCGTCGCTGCCGATGTTCATGAACTTCTCGCCGCGCGCCGAACTGCTACGGGGCGCGTCTGCCATCGTTCCGGAGGCCGGCCATGCCATTGTCTGA
- a CDS encoding helix-turn-helix domain-containing protein has protein sequence MMSGNLKIGIASLDDFKARTMAIARGKLKPGKDEPKVWFQSLDVLAKVLSPANRQLLALIAETNPESLEELSQKTGRAVSNLSRTLRTMEGYGLIHFEQGPRRRLAPRVDYSGVELELAFH, from the coding sequence ATGATGAGCGGCAACCTCAAGATTGGCATCGCCTCACTGGACGACTTCAAGGCCCGCACCATGGCGATCGCCCGCGGCAAACTCAAGCCCGGAAAGGATGAGCCCAAGGTCTGGTTTCAATCGCTGGACGTGCTGGCAAAGGTCCTGTCCCCAGCCAATCGCCAATTGCTTGCGCTGATCGCGGAAACGAATCCTGAATCGCTCGAAGAGCTATCGCAAAAAACCGGACGGGCCGTGTCGAACCTGTCGCGGACACTCCGCACGATGGAGGGCTATGGCTTGATTCACTTTGAACAAGGGCCACGCCGCAGGCTTGCTCCGCGCGTTGACTACAGCGGCGTGGAGCTTGAGCTTGCTTTTCACTAG